The sequence TCGAGCCAATGCTGTGAATTTTGAAAACGAACTAGGTTCTTTCTTGGGACAGATCTACGTCGCTTGAGCCAACGCtgttaattttgaaaatgaacTAGCTTCTTTATTGGGACAGATCTATGCTTGATGCCCGTATTCTCCGCATTCAAAACAAACAATTTCATTGCCTCTCAACCACTTGCAAATGACAATTAACCCATGCATGTGAGACAAGCGGCTTTATAAGGTCTAGTTTAAGACAAAGCCTGACCTATTTTTCTCTAGAGGGTCCAGCAGATTTTGAATCTGTTTTTATCGCACGATCTAGCTAGCTCCCAAGACGAAGCAAGATATGCTCCTTGAAATATCATATGCATAATCCTGGAATTCTAATCCAAACAAGACTTGAATGGGAATTGGTCGACACCATCCAGGATTTATTTACACTAGCAAGATTTCAATAATGAGTTTTATCTTGAAGGATAGAATTGGTCTCCCATCTACATTCTTACTCTTTCCATAGGGAAGAATGTTTGCCGAATTAATTTGGAGagttttggatttttttgttttcttcagcttgATCGGTTCATATTTGAGGTAACGTCCAACATTGACTAAGTAGGTGAAAAAGGGTGAGCTTTTATACACTTGAGACCCGTTACTCAATTGTTTAACTTCTTGGTTTCCAAATGATCTCCAAATTTGCCTGTCAAGTACTTATTCTGGTCTGGAATTGTGATAATATTGCCAGCATGGATCATGGATCCTAGATATTAGAAAACGTGAACCATAGAAAACAGTTGGCCTTTCGGGCAATGACATTGATTTGTTGACGCTGCAGatctttgtttttttagaaAACGGGAATGTTACTAACCTTGCTCGTTCATCATTTTTACCCTTTTATGACTTGTTGTGGACACATTTGTGTCAATAAATCGTTATGAGGTGGGTTGATATTTTTTAAGTTTGCATCATGTTCATTCAAAAGGCAGGAAATGGCCATTTATGATGCTATACCTAGGGGtgtaaacgatccaaaccaaaccaaacatcATCAGGTTTGAGCTTGGCTCGTTTAAGATTGTTTGAGGAGTTCGAGCTCGCTTCGAAATTctattatcaggctcgagctcggtttgtcttgaaattactaagctcgagctcggtttgtTAAAACTCGTTTATTATGTTAAtcaagccgagctcgagcttgattcattaatagctcgtttacCATGTTTAACAAGTCTGGCTTGAGCTCGGCTCGTGTTTGAGCTCGTAAAACAtagaattgagctcgagtttgagcttgattcgagcttgttaaaaattaaatatatctatgattaattttaaatcagacataaaaatgtaaatttattcataaataaccaaGACGGCAAAAATAACgactaaaaaaaacataaactcagtatattattgaacatcccaaaataatatatatagcaTCCAGATAACAAATATTCTTCATACActgatatcaccatataaataacATTGCAATAATTTTACTCATTTAATACTTCAATTCCTTTAATTGacattagtactaatatttttatttgtcaactcaacaaatgagccaagttcgagcttacgagccacctaaacgagtcgagctcgagcttgagTTTGAGCTTACGAGCCATCTAAACAAGCCGAGCTCGCGAACATGTTTGTGAGCTCACGAGCCATATATCCTtgagcttgagcttggtttgatgaatttttcgagctcgaaatcgagcttgagcttggtttgatatgattaacaaacagactcaaacgagctttttatcgaaCCGAGCTCCGAATAGCTTgcaaacggtttggttcatttacatccctaacCATACCTTTGCTTTTGCCTTATAATATTACGCCTCTTTTCTATGGTTTGACCATTAAATTTTTTAGCTATTAAAcactataattttattttgcttcCAGACCATGTACCTGGAGTTAAGGGGGAAAACAGCTAATCTGTTGGAAGAGAATCTATATTTGAAGAAGGTGCACCCATTTCTTTTCTTAATCTTTATCAAGTCCTATTGAACATACATGACTATATTTTCATCATTGTTCGCATTGAAGAGTATACTTGAATACAGTTTGTCGCCAATGATAATTCTTGTGAGCAGGAAAAAGAGCTGGTAATgaagaaatataattatttgaaaggCAAAAACGAATTTCTGAAAGCAGAGGTAAATCGTGGGACAATGAATGCATTGCCTTCTCGATTCTTGAAATTTGTTATTGTACATCACCATGCTTATGCTTTTGCAGATGGTTAAAAGAAAGATGGCCGAAGCAGGAGAAAGGCGAGAAGATCAATCTAATTCATCTCGTGCAGAGATATCTACTGCAGCTTCTGTCACCACCCCTCCATTAATCTTGTATAACCACCCCTCTTTTGTTCCCTTCTTCTGGCCCCCTGTCGTCCCATCTTCTAATTCTTTCAGTTCGCAATTCATATCTAATCCTGATGGCACGATGCCTACTTGGGAGAAACCCTGTTCAGATCAAGGACAAAATGGCACAGGAGGGATTAACAATAAACCAGGAACACCCTTATTCTTGTTACCTGTACCTTGGTTGCTTCCTTTTCTTACTCAAGTTGGTACCCCTGAATCTCATCCCAAggttaaacaaaaaaatatcgaGGCTTCACATATTCACCAGTGTGGCACTTGTTCATCTTCTGTTGCTCATATCCAAGAAGATAACCACCAGTTGTCATCAAACCGAAACGTGAGGGTGGATTATTTTAGGCATGGTTTCTTGGAGAAGAATCGAGAGCAACCATTGATGTCCCCttcaagaaaattaaagaaagcCACAGCAGCAGGTGAGGCGAGGATAAAGAGGAAGGAATTGATGAAATTAAAGCATCGCCGTGGCAATAATTCACGCACGCAATGATATCTATTGAAGAGAAAACCATGATATTTCTGTATACCTTGATATTTTTTCCACGGAAGTTGGTTTGGTAAACATTGAAGATGATCAAGATAAGGGTTGAAAAATACGGGGACTAGAGTCGGTATAGAGAGTTATCGTTCCAATTTTGAAGGGTACTTTTGAATTCGAGGCCAATGCATTTTGAGAATTCAAATGGATTCTTGAGGTGCGCTCGCCTGCCATTATAGGCCATGCCGTGTGGATTTGTGCGATTGACTCAGAATAGAGTCTAGGAAGCTTGCTGTTTCCTAAGTGTGTTTTTTGTCTTAAAACTTGTACTGTTGTGTGTATATTTTAAGAAATAGAGTGGTATAATTCAACATTTTCTGTATGTGTGGCAATTTAGTAACTCGTACCTTACTTGTACATAGCCTGAAATAATTTCAAGGATGCTTAATTTTGTAGATCATTGGAGGTTCACTCCTCTTTGAAATCTTGgtgttaattatttttgaagcaattttttttatcatgttgaTTGTGTGATGTTGAAACAACAACATTCCTCGTATAGGCGATATGTCATATTTGATATTCGTCATGTGCCTTGCGATATTTGCGATACTCGATGAAAACTTACATGTTCTGGAATATTTGGCGAGCATATAAACGATATGAAACTTAACATGGTAGCCCATGCGTACTTTACGAGGAATCAAGTGTGGTGGTGTTATATACTTCCAAGCATGTGACACAGGCTTTGGAAACATTGCAGTGTAATTAGATGATAATCAGCTGTGGCCGAGTCGCAAATCTATTTTGCATTCGTCTTtctgtatttaatttatttgacgtTCGTATCTCTCAAAgtgtaaaaatgaaaaattgttA comes from Primulina huaijiensis isolate GDHJ02 chromosome 5, ASM1229523v2, whole genome shotgun sequence and encodes:
- the LOC140977275 gene encoding uncharacterized protein, with amino-acid sequence MEFVEKGKEACGELEDDRMLTFELEAAEALAGLSRYSSFRREGERWPSHQILAESQDQGMDDEQFSGDEAATVAASMNNTKNAEAAVGQTCSTSGRSKIFRTLKQNLTEAEKEARRLSRILANRESARRTIRRRKTMYLELRGKTANLLEENLYLKKEKELVMKKYNYLKGKNEFLKAEMVKRKMAEAGERREDQSNSSRAEISTAASVTTPPLILYNHPSFVPFFWPPVVPSSNSFSSQFISNPDGTMPTWEKPCSDQGQNGTGGINNKPGTPLFLLPVPWLLPFLTQVGTPESHPKVKQKNIEASHIHQCGTCSSSVAHIQEDNHQLSSNRNVRVDYFRHGFLEKNREQPLMSPSRKLKKATAAGEARIKRKELMKLKHRRGNNSRTQ